GAACCCGTCGCGGAGTGGCTCGCCTCCCTTGGCATCCATGCCTTCGTACTGCGCTACCGCGTGGCACCGCACCGGCATCCGGCTCCCCTGGAAGACGCCAAGGAAGCCATGCTCCACATCCGGAGCGGGCAGCATGGGCTCGCCGTGGACCCGGACCGCGTGGGCGTCCTTGGCTTCTCAGCCGGAGGACATCTGGCCGCCACCCTGAGCACGGCCGCGGCCACGGGGAATCCGAAGCTTGACCTTCCCGCCGCGGTGCCGGACCTTTCGGTGCTGTGCTACCCCGTGGCGTCACTGACCCACGAGCCGCACCAGGGATCGGTGGCGAACCTCCTTGGCGACGCACCGCCCTCGGACCTCCTGGCGGCGCTGTCGGCGGAACTGAACGTCACTCCCGGGACTCCCCCGGCGTTCCTCTGGCATACTGCCGACGATGAAGCCGTGCCGGTGAGCAACAGCCTGAACTACGCCAGGGCCTTATTCGCTGCCGGCGTCCAAGCGGAACTCCATGTCTTCCCGCAGGGACGGCATGGACTGGGACTTGCCCCGGGCGAGCCAGGGCCGGACCAGTGGACTTCGTTGTGCGCCGCGTGGCTGGAACGTTCCGGCTGGGCGGACGCCCGCGCGGGTGCTGCCGCGGCCAGCCAACGCTAGTCCAGGGCCCGGATGGTCCAGGCCGCCGAATGGGACTGGCCGGGCTGGAGGTGTACCAGGTCCGTTCCCGAGTTCAGGGCGTCCGGCGGGCAGGTCATGGGTTCAACGGCCAACCCCAGCCGGTCCGGGCCAACGGGCTTGTCACCGGTGTGCACCTGGACCCAGGGCCACTCCGTCCCCCATTCCAGCTCCACGCCCGTGCCGGACGGGTCGTGCACCCGCACCCGCGCCAGGCCGGAACCGTCCCGGGAAATGTCTGTGAAGGCATGGTCGATCTTGACCTGCCCCAAGCGCCGGACCGAGCGGAAGTCGAAGGCGTCGCCGTCAACCTGCCGCAAGGCTACGGGCAGCAGGCGGTCGGGCGTGACCTCAAGGTAGGTGCGGGCAGGAAGTTCCAGCGACCAGTCGTCCAGCGGCGAGGCGCCGGCCACGAGATAGGGGTGCGGGCATACCCCGTAAGGAGCGGGGACAGAACCGGTGTTGACCGCATGCACCGTTGCATGGAGTCCGTCGGCTGCAAGGGCATACGTAACGGTCAGGTCGAGATCGCCCGGGTATTCGGGGCCGGGCGGGATGTGGCAGCTTAGGACCGCCCGGTCTTCGGCCGTTTCCTTGACCTCCCACGCCCGGTGGATCGCCAGGCCATGGAGGGCGCAGCCGCGTTCCGGTTCGTTAACGGCCGCAGCAAAGGACCTTCCGGCGTAGGTGTAGGTGCCGTCCGCCAGCCGGTTGGGCCAGGGCGCACAGACGACGCCCCGGTAGTCGGGAACGGGGCCGTCCGGGCCGAAGCCCACCACCAGGTCCCTGTCGCCATGGCGCAGTTCGCGCAGCGCTCCCCCCCGGACGGTCACGACGGCGGAGTAGGCTCCGTGGGCCAGGTGGACTTCTGTTCCGGGCATGGGTTCCCTCTGCTTCAGAATGTGTTAGCGCTCACCAGCGTACCTCACGCACCTCGTCAATACTGGCTAAAGTGGCGCACATGGAAACGGCCGCTGACTAGGACCTTGTTGCCGCCGTCCGTGGCGCACTCCGGGAGCTCGCCGACCCGGCACGGGCCGCAGGCGCCCAGGCGTATATGAAGTCCTCGCTGCCCTCCCTGGGTGTGCTGGTTCCGGAAGTGCGGCACATCGCCGGGTGGGCTGCCCGTGAGTTTCCACCGGCGTCTGCCGGACAGCTGCGTGCCACAGTCCTGGAGCTGTGGCGCAGTTCCACCTTCCGGGAGGAACGCTACGCCGCGATTGATCTGACGGCACACCGGGTACTGGCTGGGGACCTGGACATGCTGCCGGTCTACGAGGAGATCATCCGGACCGGCGGATGGTGGGATTTCGCCGACGGTGTCTCCGGCCGGATCTGCGGCCTGCTGTCGGCGCACCCCGGGGAGATGTCCAAAGTGCTCCGGCAATGGTGCCGGGATCCGGACTTATGGATCCGCAGGGCCGCCATCACCTCGCAGCTGCGGGCCAAAAAGACCACCGATCCGGAGCTGCTCGCGGCTGTCATTGAGCCGAACCTCGCAGACAGGGAGTTCTTCATCAGGAAGGCGATCGGCTGGGCGCTGCGCGAGTACGCCAAGACGGCGCCGGAGTGGGTGGAGGGAT
This window of the Pseudarthrobacter defluvii genome carries:
- a CDS encoding alpha/beta hydrolase, with product MTAPRGLTAIPAHPEAAGPRPAILVLPGGGYARQADHEAEPVAEWLASLGIHAFVLRYRVAPHRHPAPLEDAKEAMLHIRSGQHGLAVDPDRVGVLGFSAGGHLAATLSTAAATGNPKLDLPAAVPDLSVLCYPVASLTHEPHQGSVANLLGDAPPSDLLAALSAELNVTPGTPPAFLWHTADDEAVPVSNSLNYARALFAAGVQAELHVFPQGRHGLGLAPGEPGPDQWTSLCAAWLERSGWADARAGAAAASQR
- a CDS encoding aldose 1-epimerase family protein, whose translation is MPGTEVHLAHGAYSAVVTVRGGALRELRHGDRDLVVGFGPDGPVPDYRGVVCAPWPNRLADGTYTYAGRSFAAAVNEPERGCALHGLAIHRAWEVKETAEDRAVLSCHIPPGPEYPGDLDLTVTYALAADGLHATVHAVNTGSVPAPYGVCPHPYLVAGASPLDDWSLELPARTYLEVTPDRLLPVALRQVDGDAFDFRSVRRLGQVKIDHAFTDISRDGSGLARVRVHDPSGTGVELEWGTEWPWVQVHTGDKPVGPDRLGLAVEPMTCPPDALNSGTDLVHLQPGQSHSAAWTIRALD